From a region of the Cololabis saira isolate AMF1-May2022 chromosome 8, fColSai1.1, whole genome shotgun sequence genome:
- the LOC133449256 gene encoding uncharacterized protein LOC133449256, which translates to MRKRMRMKLVLVVCVFMSVVCVFMSVVTDASPGHRPARSAAAEAAWTTGSSGVNLDGKMFTLSIYHGGITFFAPYFRPPWLTTSGQVRTDTTRYYTSTTRPRTRTTEPWTRSYPTTTQTQEPVTRSYPPSTQTHRPWTRSYPTTTQTQEPVTRSYPPSTQTHRPWTRSYPPWTTALPTRGVSVCFRFITDNIQMNGLFTLSPSGYPPLELRLDAGGRFELSYGNSVYLRPAIRLWPELRQNMWNNICLTVDSVKSVAQMFADSNMSIRKLLPNRYVWSGEPEINFSGFDGQLTDVQVWDYPLRYKEVLYFMSRGSYGPSRGSVLSWSHISYSRGNALLEDVYEQQIKSRARQLGDERKTKKLSKMKKDRKQVM; encoded by the exons atgaggaagaggatgaggatgaaGCTGGTCCTGGTCGTCTGTGTTTTCATGTCGGTCGTCTGTGTTTTCATGTCGGTGGTCACGGATGCCTCACCTGGCCACCGACCTGCCaggtctgctgctgctgaggcTGCGTGGACCACAG GAAGTTCTGGAGTAAACTTAGATGGGAAGATGTTCACCTTGTCTATTTATCACGGAGGAATAACCTTCTTCGCGCCGTACTTCCGTCCTCCCTGGTTAACTACGTCGGGTCAAGTCAGGACAGACACCACCCGCTACTACACGTCCACCACcaggcccagaaccagaaccaccgaACCCTGGACCAGATCCTACCCCACCACCACCCAAACCCAGGAACCCGTAACCAGATCCTACCCCCCCAGCACCCAAACACACCGACCCTGGACCAGATCCTACCCCACCACCACCCAAACCCAGGAACCCGTAACCAGATCCTACCCCCCCAGTACCCAAACACACCGACCCTGGACCAGATCCTACCCTCCCTGGACCACAGCTCTGCCCACTAGAG GCGTCTCTGTGTGTTTCCGGTTCATCACCGACAACATTCAGATGAACGGCCTCTTCACGCTGAGTCCATCCGGCTACCCTCCTCTGGAGCTGAGGCTCGATGCAGGCGGCAGGTTTGAGCTTTCGTACGGCAACTCCGTGTACCTGCGGCCTGCCATCAGGCTGTGGCCAGAACTCAGGCAGAACATGTGGAACAACATCTGCCTCACCGTTGACTCCGTGAAGAGTGTGGCCCAGATGTTTGCTGACTCCAACATGAGTATCAGGAAGCTGCTGCCAAACCGG tatGTGTGGTCAGGTGAACCTGAGATCAACTTCTCAGGCTTCGACGGGCAGCTGACGGACGTCCAGGTGTGGGATTATCCCCTCCGCTACAAGGAGGTGCTCTACTTCATGAGCAGAGGCTCCTACGG GCCGTCGCGAGGCTCCGTGCTCAGCTGGTCCCACATCAGCTACTCCCGAGGAAACGCGCTACTGGAGGACGTTTACGAGCAGCAGATAAAGTCGCGAGCTCGTCAACTGGGCGACGAGAGGAAGACCAAGAAGCTCTCCAAGATGAAAAAGGACCGGAAACAAGTGATGTGA